Proteins encoded in a region of the Mycoplasma mobile 163K genome:
- a CDS encoding PP2C family protein-serine/threonine phosphatase → MKFKYTVLTNIGVVRKENQDRAKILENEEVVFAILCDGMGGHFGGSIAAEISIKTFENFFNARFPKNVKNETNVYFEWVKEALKNLKDAMLKEANGDAKKMDMGTTMTAAIIFKNTHNIIIFNIGDSRAYIYNGFLHQITVDQNLTNYYIKEKKWNEFEASKIPGGSALVSSIGPNKKTNVEIFQVDRSEANIPKYVVLTSDGVHDYVTKDYFEKIVGSNNLSLEQKSDLLIKEAIKGHSTDNLTIAIVEVPNGY, encoded by the coding sequence ATGAAATTTAAATATACAGTGCTCACAAATATAGGTGTGGTTAGAAAAGAAAATCAAGATCGGGCTAAAATTTTAGAAAATGAAGAAGTAGTATTTGCTATTTTATGTGATGGAATGGGTGGACATTTTGGTGGTTCTATTGCTGCCGAGATAAGTATAAAAACATTTGAAAATTTTTTCAATGCAAGATTTCCAAAAAATGTTAAAAATGAAACAAATGTTTATTTTGAATGAGTTAAAGAGGCATTGAAAAATTTAAAAGATGCTATGCTCAAAGAAGCAAATGGTGATGCAAAAAAAATGGACATGGGTACAACAATGACTGCTGCTATTATTTTTAAAAACACTCACAATATTATTATTTTTAATATTGGTGATAGTAGAGCTTATATTTATAATGGGTTTTTACATCAAATAACTGTTGATCAAAATTTAACAAATTATTACATTAAAGAAAAAAAATGAAATGAATTTGAAGCTTCTAAAATCCCTGGTGGATCAGCATTAGTTTCTTCAATTGGTCCAAATAAAAAAACAAATGTAGAAATTTTTCAAGTCGATAGATCAGAAGCAAATATTCCGAAATATGTTGTGTTAACTTCTGATGGTGTCCATGATTATGTTACAAAAGATTATTTTGAAAAAATTGTTGGTTCTAACAATTTAAGTTTAGAACAAAAGTCAGATTTATTAATTAAAGAAGCAATTAAAGGTCATTCAACTGATAACTTAACAATTGCAATTGTGGAGGTTCCTAATGGATATTAA
- the rsmA gene encoding 16S rRNA (adenine(1518)-N(6)/adenine(1519)-N(6))-dimethyltransferase RsmA — MSHNFKKSLGQNFLQDKNIIEKIVNFIPLENEDVLEIGPGQGALTNLLVKKSKNVLAYEIDKELIPFLKEKIKAKNFTLKHEDFLKSEIDFQDKKIIIANIPYFITSDILFKIFENHKFFTKALIMVQKEIADKLIAKANDSNYGKLSVSSQFFANIKKVINVPRTCFYPQPNVDSAVVYFEFKNDIENIDIEKFLVFIKTCFSQQRKKLSNNLKNVYDLEKIKSVLKKLNLSFEVRPQQIDLNVYKILFYELN; from the coding sequence ATGTCTCATAATTTTAAAAAAAGTCTTGGACAAAATTTTTTGCAAGATAAAAATATCATCGAAAAAATTGTGAATTTTATTCCTTTAGAAAATGAAGATGTTTTAGAAATTGGTCCGGGACAAGGAGCTTTAACTAATTTACTTGTAAAAAAATCTAAAAATGTTTTAGCATATGAAATTGATAAAGAATTGATTCCTTTTTTAAAGGAAAAAATAAAAGCAAAAAATTTCACTTTAAAGCATGAAGATTTTTTGAAAAGTGAAATTGATTTTCAAGATAAAAAAATAATTATTGCAAACATTCCTTATTTTATAACAAGTGATATTTTGTTTAAAATTTTTGAAAACCATAAATTTTTTACAAAAGCTTTAATTATGGTTCAAAAAGAAATTGCTGATAAATTAATTGCAAAAGCAAATGATTCAAATTATGGAAAATTGAGTGTTAGTTCGCAATTCTTTGCAAATATAAAAAAAGTTATTAATGTTCCAAGAACTTGTTTTTACCCTCAACCAAATGTTGATTCAGCAGTTGTTTATTTTGAATTTAAGAATGATATTGAAAATATTGATATTGAAAAATTTTTAGTTTTTATAAAAACTTGTTTTTCTCAACAAAGAAAAAAACTTTCAAATAATTTAAAAAATGTTTATGATCTTGAAAAAATTAAAAGTGTTTTAAAAAAATTGAACCTATCTTTTGAGGTCAGACCTCAGCAAATTGATTTAAATGTTTATAAAATTCTTTTTTATGAATTAAATTAA
- the rsmD gene encoding 16S rRNA (guanine(966)-N(2))-methyltransferase RsmD codes for MLRIISGKFKNHFVESPPLEIVRPSTEKVREAIFDMIQFDIEQAIVADLFAGSGIFSFEFISRGAMKVFSIEKNYKIFNLIKKNIEKFKVNNIDAINTDALNFISHANGKKFDFIFMDAPYDNYDLVNEIIAKIFKEDLLNPEGRIIVETNDKNKIIVPQPGMITKEKKYGKTFVLFLNKIL; via the coding sequence ATGTTAAGAATTATTAGTGGTAAATTTAAAAACCATTTTGTTGAATCTCCTCCTTTAGAAATTGTAAGACCAAGTACAGAAAAAGTCAGAGAAGCTATTTTTGATATGATTCAATTTGATATTGAGCAAGCAATTGTTGCTGATCTTTTTGCAGGAAGTGGAATTTTTAGTTTTGAATTTATTTCAAGGGGAGCAATGAAAGTTTTTTCAATTGAAAAAAACTACAAAATTTTTAATTTAATTAAAAAAAATATTGAAAAGTTTAAAGTAAATAACATTGATGCTATTAATACTGATGCGTTAAATTTTATTTCTCATGCTAATGGAAAAAAGTTTGATTTTATTTTTATGGATGCTCCATATGATAATTACGATCTCGTAAATGAAATCATAGCAAAAATTTTCAAAGAAGATTTGCTTAATCCAGAAGGTAGAATTATAGTCGAAACTAATGATAAAAATAAAATCATTGTTCCACAACCTGGAATGATTACTAAAGAAAAAAAATATGGGAAAACATTTGTTTTATTTTTAAATAAAATTTTATAA
- the mnmE gene encoding tRNA uridine-5-carboxymethylaminomethyl(34) synthesis GTPase MnmE, which yields MFDTIAAIATGNSIQAISIIRISGSDSFKIVKKIFTGKIGKNKTITYGNILNHERKIVDEVLVAWFEGTNNFTGENSVEIFCHGGIVVTNLVLQLLIANGARLAERGEFSRRSFLNKKMDFVKAEAINDLIHAKTIRQAQISVNKFDGKISKDIESYIDTLLYLIATCETNIDYPEYDDVENLHNETLLPKIKELIQKLNDLIKISEKASIIYNGLKIAIVGKPNVGKSSLLNALLNEERAIVTNEAGTTRDVIEASFQIDGFLFSISDTAGLREVQNNIENLGIQKTFETIEKSDIILHIIQPNEAENDFDKQIEIKSKNKIYLKILNKKDLIKNHNKQNHMIKISTLNKDIIELENKLSSYCNDVEWDNPNLIYSQNQLSMIKKSYLALSEAKEGLESGLTPDVVIIDITKAWESLVNIKGKADNELLLDKMFSNFCLGK from the coding sequence ATGTTTGATACAATTGCAGCAATCGCAACCGGAAACTCAATTCAAGCTATTTCCATTATTAGAATTTCAGGAAGCGATTCTTTTAAAATTGTAAAAAAAATTTTTACAGGAAAAATCGGAAAAAACAAAACTATTACATATGGTAATATTTTAAATCATGAAAGAAAAATTGTAGATGAAGTTCTTGTTGCTTGATTTGAAGGAACAAATAATTTCACAGGAGAAAATAGTGTAGAAATTTTTTGTCACGGAGGAATTGTTGTTACAAATTTAGTATTGCAATTATTGATTGCAAATGGTGCTAGACTTGCTGAAAGAGGTGAATTTAGTAGAAGAAGTTTTTTGAATAAAAAAATGGACTTTGTAAAAGCCGAAGCAATTAATGATTTAATTCATGCAAAAACTATTAGACAAGCTCAAATTAGTGTTAATAAATTTGATGGGAAAATAAGCAAAGATATTGAATCATATATCGATACTTTGCTTTATTTAATTGCTACTTGTGAAACAAATATTGACTATCCAGAATATGATGATGTTGAAAATTTACATAATGAAACTTTATTACCAAAAATTAAGGAATTAATTCAAAAATTAAATGATTTAATTAAAATTTCTGAAAAAGCTTCAATAATTTATAATGGGTTAAAAATTGCAATTGTTGGAAAACCCAATGTAGGAAAAAGCTCATTATTAAATGCTTTATTAAATGAAGAAAGAGCAATTGTTACAAATGAAGCCGGAACAACTAGAGATGTTATCGAAGCTTCTTTTCAAATTGATGGATTTTTATTTAGTATTTCAGACACAGCTGGTCTAAGAGAAGTTCAAAACAATATTGAAAATTTAGGGATTCAAAAAACTTTTGAAACAATTGAAAAATCAGATATTATTTTGCATATAATTCAACCTAATGAAGCAGAAAATGACTTTGATAAACAAATTGAAATTAAATCTAAAAATAAAATTTACTTAAAGATTTTAAATAAAAAGGATTTAATTAAAAATCACAATAAGCAAAATCACATGATAAAAATTAGTACTTTAAATAAAGACATCATTGAATTAGAAAATAAACTTTCTTCTTATTGTAATGATGTTGAATGAGATAATCCTAATTTAATTTATTCTCAAAATCAATTATCTATGATTAAGAAATCTTATTTAGCTTTAAGTGAAGCAAAAGAAGGATTAGAATCTGGTCTAACTCCAGATGTTGTTATAATAGATATTACTAAAGCTTGAGAAAGTTTAGTAAATATAAAAGGAAAAGCAGATAATGAATTATTACTCGATAAAATGTTTTCAAATTTTTGTCTTGGTAAGTAA
- a CDS encoding serine/threonine-protein kinase: MDIKNSKRITEKYINLKPIGKGGMAHVYRAEAKDTGVKVAIKTIGPETSGDSNFIINKKRFKEEMKIAQKISNPHIIKFYQGVFDDKDQYIVMEFVDGITLGEYIKERTKLRVDEVVDFAKQIVKGFVAIHSNGIVHRDLKSANIMVDKTNKIKIIDFGIALEDNSVRYTATNKVIGSVQYMAPEILNKQSATIQSDIYALGILLYEMLIGMPPYKEDTPLATAQKHLTGTIKPVNEIDDQIPQSVANIVIKATAKSRTARYKSMDEILVDLESALDPEKQTEKKIDLRPVQEKVKFKSILKNRTTWISISAIVLIIIIISLSVGIGLGR; the protein is encoded by the coding sequence ATGGATATTAAAAATAGCAAAAGAATTACTGAAAAATACATTAACTTAAAACCAATTGGAAAAGGTGGTATGGCTCATGTTTATAGAGCCGAAGCCAAAGATACTGGTGTAAAAGTTGCAATTAAAACAATTGGTCCTGAAACTTCTGGAGATTCAAATTTTATTATTAATAAAAAGCGTTTTAAAGAAGAAATGAAAATTGCTCAAAAAATTTCTAATCCACACATCATAAAATTTTATCAAGGTGTCTTTGATGATAAAGATCAATACATTGTCATGGAATTTGTAGATGGAATTACTTTAGGTGAATACATTAAAGAAAGAACAAAATTAAGAGTTGATGAAGTTGTTGATTTTGCTAAACAAATTGTAAAAGGTTTTGTTGCAATTCACAGTAATGGAATTGTTCATAGAGATTTAAAATCTGCAAATATAATGGTGGATAAAACAAATAAAATTAAAATTATTGACTTTGGTATTGCTCTTGAAGATAATTCTGTAAGATATACTGCAACAAATAAAGTTATTGGTTCTGTTCAATACATGGCACCAGAAATTTTAAATAAACAAAGTGCAACAATTCAAAGCGATATTTATGCATTAGGAATTTTGTTATATGAAATGCTAATTGGAATGCCACCTTATAAAGAAGATACTCCTCTTGCCACTGCACAAAAACATCTTACTGGAACAATTAAACCAGTAAATGAAATTGATGATCAAATTCCTCAATCTGTTGCTAATATTGTTATAAAAGCAACAGCAAAAAGTAGAACTGCAAGATATAAGTCAATGGATGAAATTTTAGTGGATCTTGAAAGTGCTTTAGATCCTGAAAAACAAACAGAGAAAAAAATTGATTTAAGACCTGTTCAAGAAAAGGTAAAATTTAAATCAATACTTAAAAATAGAACAACTTGAATTTCAATTAGTGCTATTGTTTTAATAATAATTATCATTAGCTTAAGTGTTGGTATTGGTTTGGGAAGGTAA
- the gmk gene encoding guanylate kinase — MCIILIMHHGKIIILSGPSGVGKGSIEKLLLEDEKLKLKFSTSVTSRKPRVNEIEGKDYFFRSEEEFSELIKEKKFIEWSRHLNNYYGTLKSEVDKILGAKFNVLIEIETTGALNILKYYKKKNMLNDVISIFILPPRLEELETRILNRGSETKEEIKIRIKKAKKEIKLKNKFKYNLTNNFLHECVEEVKNILKREIHEI, encoded by the coding sequence ATGTGTATAATTTTAATTATGCATCATGGGAAAATTATAATTTTATCTGGGCCTTCAGGAGTAGGTAAAGGTTCAATTGAAAAATTACTTTTAGAAGATGAAAAATTGAAATTAAAATTTTCAACATCTGTAACATCAAGAAAACCAAGAGTAAATGAAATTGAAGGAAAAGATTATTTTTTTAGAAGCGAAGAAGAATTTTCAGAATTAATCAAAGAAAAAAAATTTATTGAATGAAGTAGGCATTTAAATAATTATTATGGAACTTTAAAATCTGAAGTAGATAAAATTTTAGGTGCAAAATTTAATGTTTTAATTGAAATTGAAACAACAGGTGCTTTAAACATCTTAAAATATTACAAAAAGAAAAACATGTTGAATGATGTAATTTCTATTTTTATTTTACCTCCTAGATTAGAAGAATTAGAAACAAGAATTCTTAATAGAGGTAGTGAAACAAAAGAAGAAATTAAGATCAGAATAAAAAAAGCAAAAAAAGAGATTAAACTTAAAAATAAATTCAAATATAATTTAACCAACAATTTTTTACATGAATGTGTAGAAGAAGTAAAAAATATTTTAAAAAGGGAAATACATGAAATTTAA
- a CDS encoding glucose-6-phosphate isomerase — translation MEKIKLNLLNAIDSSEILNYKDQVKEINEKMNRFEMIGSDFLGWKDLPNQINWDEFLNMEEKAKWLIKENVEILVVIGIGGSYLGARAAIEFVNGTFPLSGSKKLEIIYAGTNLSSTATAQLLAYVENKKFAINIISKSGTTLEPSIAFRFFRELLEKKVGKAESRKFIIATTDANKGLLREIVRKEGYTSFIIPDDVGGRYSVLTPVGLFPMLCAGLNVREILVGAQKSNDFYKKSDLEENIAYQYAVARHIMHTQKKYAVEVLISYEPYFQYFLEWWKQLFGETEGKNELGLYPSSKIFSTDLHSLGQFIQEGSRILFETVINLKKPKIDLDISEDKENFDGINYLVNKTLHGINVAALDATVSAHTDVAKVPNIILEIADSTEETLGWLFMFFERACAMSAYLLNLNPFNQPGVEVYKANMFKILGKPKK, via the coding sequence ATGGAAAAAATCAAACTTAATTTATTAAATGCAATTGATTCTAGTGAAATTTTAAATTACAAAGATCAAGTAAAGGAAATCAACGAAAAAATGAATCGCTTTGAAATGATTGGAAGCGATTTTTTAGGTTGAAAAGATTTACCAAATCAAATAAACTGAGATGAATTTTTAAATATGGAAGAAAAAGCCAAATGATTGATTAAAGAAAATGTTGAAATTCTTGTTGTTATCGGAATTGGTGGATCATATTTAGGTGCAAGAGCTGCAATCGAATTTGTTAATGGTACTTTCCCTTTGAGCGGTTCAAAAAAATTAGAAATTATTTATGCAGGAACAAATCTAAGTTCTACAGCAACAGCTCAATTATTAGCTTATGTTGAAAATAAAAAATTTGCAATCAACATTATTTCAAAAAGTGGAACAACTTTAGAACCAAGCATTGCTTTTAGATTTTTTAGAGAATTATTAGAAAAAAAAGTTGGAAAAGCAGAATCGAGAAAATTTATTATTGCAACAACAGATGCAAATAAAGGATTATTAAGAGAAATTGTTAGAAAAGAAGGTTATACAAGTTTTATTATCCCAGATGATGTTGGTGGAAGATATTCTGTTTTAACTCCTGTTGGATTATTCCCAATGCTTTGTGCCGGTTTAAATGTAAGAGAAATTTTAGTAGGTGCTCAAAAATCTAATGACTTTTACAAAAAAAGTGATCTTGAAGAAAACATAGCTTATCAATATGCTGTTGCAAGGCACATCATGCATACACAAAAAAAATATGCTGTTGAAGTTCTTATATCTTATGAACCTTATTTCCAATACTTTTTAGAATGATGAAAACAACTTTTTGGTGAAACAGAAGGTAAAAATGAATTAGGTTTATATCCTTCATCAAAAATATTCTCTACTGATTTACATTCTCTTGGACAATTTATTCAAGAAGGGTCAAGAATTTTATTTGAAACAGTTATAAATTTGAAAAAACCTAAGATTGACTTAGACATTAGTGAAGACAAGGAAAATTTTGATGGAATTAATTACTTGGTTAATAAAACATTGCATGGAATTAATGTCGCTGCTTTAGATGCTACAGTAAGTGCTCACACAGATGTAGCAAAAGTACCTAATATTATTTTAGAGATTGCCGATTCAACTGAAGAAACTTTAGGATGATTATTTATGTTTTTTGAAAGAGCTTGTGCAATGAGTGCTTATTTGTTAAATTTAAACCCATTTAACCAACCAGGTGTAGAAGTTTACAAAGCAAACATGTTTAAAATTTTAGGAAAACCAAAAAAATAA
- a CDS encoding ribose-phosphate diphosphokinase, which yields MSHCNNIEENVIFGTSNSIELATEIAKKTNIPFATFEKVVFADGEIKVKSNVVVRNRIVYIIFSGSSPVNENLMELFLFIDSLKRASAKEINVVLTYFPYARQDRKNKGRESIGAKAIADILERMGSTKIISIDLHNSSIQAFFDIPTDDLKGQFILAKELKKSNEKFTVASPDHGGAVRARQLAELISDSIKIAIVDKRRTGPNKSEIVGVLGEVEGKNIVIIDDIIDTGGTIIKAAEMLKSLGAKKIIVAATHGLFSNGFQIFEESEAIDRVIVTNSVATVNNLAKFKKLTIAGVEDLISSVIEANTKNESISKLYDTWRKTITNFNEDK from the coding sequence ATGTCACATTGTAATAATATCGAGGAAAATGTAATTTTTGGAACATCCAATTCAATTGAATTAGCAACAGAAATTGCAAAAAAAACAAATATTCCATTTGCTACTTTTGAAAAAGTGGTATTTGCTGATGGAGAAATTAAAGTAAAAAGTAATGTTGTAGTAAGAAATAGAATTGTCTACATCATTTTTTCTGGTTCTAGTCCTGTTAATGAAAATTTAATGGAGTTATTTTTGTTTATTGATTCTTTAAAAAGAGCTTCAGCAAAAGAAATTAATGTTGTTCTTACATATTTTCCTTATGCAAGACAAGATAGAAAAAATAAAGGTCGTGAATCTATTGGTGCAAAAGCAATTGCTGATATTTTAGAAAGAATGGGATCTACAAAAATCATTTCAATAGATTTGCACAACTCAAGTATTCAAGCATTTTTTGATATTCCGACAGATGATTTAAAAGGACAATTTATTCTTGCGAAGGAATTAAAAAAATCAAATGAAAAATTTACTGTAGCATCCCCTGATCATGGTGGGGCAGTTAGGGCAAGACAATTGGCTGAATTGATTTCAGACTCAATAAAAATTGCGATTGTAGATAAAAGAAGAACTGGACCAAATAAAAGTGAAATAGTTGGTGTTTTAGGAGAAGTCGAAGGTAAAAATATTGTCATCATTGATGATATTATTGATACTGGTGGAACAATAATTAAAGCAGCCGAAATGCTAAAATCTTTAGGGGCAAAAAAAATTATTGTTGCAGCAACTCATGGACTTTTTTCGAATGGATTTCAAATTTTTGAAGAATCAGAAGCAATTGATCGTGTGATTGTAACAAATTCTGTTGCAACTGTTAATAATTTAGCTAAATTTAAAAAATTAACAATTGCTGGAGTTGAAGATTTAATTTCAAGTGTTATTGAAGCTAATACTAAAAATGAGTCCATTTCAAAACTTTATGATACTTGAAGAAAAACAATTACTAATTTTAATGAAGACAAATAG
- a CDS encoding S1 RNA-binding domain protein produces the protein MFKKDQVLFGKVEQINFKNIILLFDEYKAIVFINELSDYFVQNISHLFKIGEKIFVQIYKIEEEEKVLYCSYKALMPNLLKEPFDHVIEETKNGFQNLLNKTNKEIKKWKKSNLIY, from the coding sequence ATGTTTAAAAAAGATCAAGTACTTTTTGGAAAAGTAGAACAAATAAATTTTAAAAATATTATTTTGCTTTTTGATGAGTATAAAGCAATTGTTTTTATAAATGAATTGAGTGATTATTTTGTCCAAAATATCAGCCATCTTTTCAAAATAGGTGAAAAAATTTTTGTTCAAATTTACAAAATCGAAGAAGAAGAAAAAGTTCTATATTGTTCTTACAAAGCATTGATGCCAAATTTACTAAAAGAGCCATTTGATCATGTAATTGAGGAAACTAAAAACGGTTTTCAAAATCTATTAAACAAAACAAACAAGGAGATTAAAAAATGGAAAAAATCAAACTTAATTTATTAA
- a CDS encoding TatD family hydrolase, with translation MKKYSDVHTHPLKEFYEDGEIVIKEAIENDVEKLFIVGTSIEDSKEVKEICKKFPENLFPIIGIHPSISFNPDDVDQIEKLLDKSVVGIGEVGLDFYYDNNPKKELQIETLKRFLRLSISKNIPTMIHMRNSIEDMYEIFSQKEFKNHRIVFHTYSGNAFWAKKFLDLNPNIYFSFSGVATFKNAKDTVEAIKEIPVERIFVETDAPFLTPVPYRGTKNKPVYVKEVAKFVASLKKLNVENFNIKVNENIERFFNLSKYVS, from the coding sequence ATGAAAAAATATAGTGATGTTCATACACACCCATTAAAAGAATTTTATGAAGATGGTGAAATTGTTATTAAGGAAGCAATAGAAAATGATGTAGAAAAACTTTTTATTGTTGGAACTTCAATTGAAGATTCAAAAGAAGTAAAAGAGATATGTAAAAAATTTCCTGAGAATCTTTTCCCGATTATTGGAATTCATCCTTCAATAAGTTTTAATCCAGATGATGTTGATCAAATTGAAAAATTGCTTGATAAAAGTGTTGTCGGTATAGGTGAAGTGGGATTAGATTTTTACTATGACAATAATCCTAAAAAGGAACTTCAGATTGAAACTTTAAAAAGATTTTTAAGATTATCTATTTCAAAAAATATTCCTACAATGATTCATATGAGAAATTCAATTGAGGATATGTATGAAATTTTTTCTCAAAAAGAATTTAAAAATCATAGAATAGTTTTTCATACTTATTCTGGAAATGCTTTTTGAGCAAAAAAATTTTTAGATTTAAATCCTAATATTTATTTTTCTTTTTCTGGGGTTGCTACTTTTAAAAATGCTAAAGATACTGTTGAAGCGATTAAAGAAATTCCTGTTGAAAGAATTTTTGTTGAAACAGATGCTCCTTTTTTGACTCCTGTTCCTTATAGAGGTACAAAAAATAAACCTGTATATGTAAAAGAAGTAGCTAAATTTGTTGCTTCATTAAAAAAGTTAAATGTTGAGAATTTTAATATCAAGGTAAATGAAAATATAGAAAGATTTTTTAACTTATCAAAATATGTCTCATAA
- a CDS encoding ribulose-phosphate 3-epimerase, with product MKLISPSLLNVEESKRAEIATKMIELGIKWIHYDFMDGKFVPETAISFENYMEIKEKSPSHIKDIHLMVQDVSFYVEKFLNKAEYITFHFEALNYNEIKKILKKYHGLQKFGIALKPKTNIEQIYEYLPYVDLVLIMSVEPGYGGQKFIPNSLEKITKLKKYLLERSLDIVIQVDGGINEESGPQAFESGADILVSGSYLVKNLTKEQIDSLFPKEKN from the coding sequence ATGAAACTTATTAGTCCTTCTTTGTTGAATGTTGAAGAAAGCAAAAGAGCTGAAATTGCAACTAAAATGATTGAATTAGGTATTAAATGAATTCATTATGATTTTATGGATGGAAAATTTGTACCTGAGACAGCAATTTCTTTTGAAAACTACATGGAAATAAAAGAAAAATCTCCTTCTCACATTAAAGACATACATCTTATGGTTCAAGATGTTAGTTTTTATGTTGAAAAGTTTTTAAATAAAGCAGAATATATCACATTTCATTTTGAAGCATTAAATTACAATGAAATAAAAAAAATTTTGAAAAAATATCATGGACTTCAAAAATTTGGAATTGCATTAAAACCTAAAACAAACATTGAACAAATCTATGAATATTTGCCATATGTGGATTTGGTTTTAATTATGAGTGTTGAACCTGGATATGGTGGGCAAAAATTTATCCCTAATTCACTAGAAAAAATTACAAAATTAAAGAAATATTTATTAGAAAGAAGCTTGGACATTGTTATTCAAGTTGATGGTGGAATAAACGAAGAATCTGGACCTCAAGCATTCGAAAGTGGCGCTGATATTTTAGTCTCAGGTTCTTATTTAGTAAAGAATTTAACAAAAGAGCAAATTGATTCACTTTTTCCAAAGGAAAAAAATTAA
- the rsgA gene encoding ribosome small subunit-dependent GTPase A, protein MKGQVFSINSGFFDIFSSGIIYRVRGSGNLRNNNQSPLVGDFVHFEENGFITEILERKNFLTRPKVSNLDQIILVVSLKEPDFNSYTLDKLLLIVEFKNIQPVIIFTKSDLLSESSKIPNLYEKQGYKVFLTSINDKNSYEKISQIFENKLSAFAGWSGVGKTTIINHLTNNNYETQQISKFLGRGKHTTRITQIIPFNKGWLIDTPGFSIFEHNLKKEEVSKAFFDFRIFANECEFRNCFHNKEKKCKVKDEVSKNNILQSRYDNYLRILSEVEDETY, encoded by the coding sequence ATAAAAGGTCAAGTTTTTTCGATAAATTCAGGATTTTTCGATATTTTTTCAAGTGGTATAATTTACCGTGTTAGAGGAAGTGGAAACTTAAGAAATAACAATCAATCACCTCTAGTAGGAGATTTTGTTCATTTTGAAGAAAATGGTTTTATAACAGAAATTTTAGAAAGAAAAAATTTCTTGACAAGACCTAAAGTGTCCAATCTTGATCAAATAATTTTGGTAGTTAGTCTAAAAGAACCAGATTTTAACTCATATACTTTAGACAAGTTGCTTTTAATTGTTGAATTTAAAAATATTCAGCCAGTTATCATTTTTACAAAAAGTGATCTACTATCAGAATCTTCAAAAATTCCAAACTTATATGAAAAACAAGGCTACAAAGTTTTTTTAACATCTATAAATGATAAAAATTCATATGAAAAAATAAGTCAAATTTTTGAAAATAAATTAAGTGCTTTTGCTGGATGAAGTGGTGTTGGTAAAACAACAATTATTAATCATTTAACAAACAATAATTATGAAACTCAGCAAATATCAAAATTTTTAGGTAGAGGAAAACATACAACAAGAATCACTCAAATAATCCCTTTTAATAAAGGTTGATTAATTGACACTCCAGGATTTAGTATTTTTGAACACAATTTAAAAAAAGAAGAAGTTTCAAAGGCCTTTTTTGACTTTAGAATTTTTGCTAATGAATGTGAATTTAGAAATTGCTTCCATAATAAGGAAAAAAAATGCAAGGTAAAAGATGAAGTATCAAAAAATAATATTTTGCAAAGTAGATATGATAATTATCTTAGAATATTAAGTGAGGTTGAAGATGAAACTTATTAG